A window of Streptomyces marispadix contains these coding sequences:
- a CDS encoding DUF917 domain-containing protein, protein MWQITLDDVPALSKAAMLLSAGGGGGTGTELVEPILRRALREHGPVEVVHPSELPPGSCAVPVGFVGSGTVMHEKPYEGSEITRAIRGVEGHTGLTVQAVVGIAMTGIMAVVPVIAAAQLGLPLVDADGTGRGVTKLSQTTLTLAGIDLTPAAFTADKGSNLLVDGVNSADAESVIRLSMPAMGGWAGMAWRPLTTDEIIKGMQVGSYSRAIEMGRLLEERDREALAARYQARTLFEGKIVEVPRRHLGQFPAGTVVVEHAEKPDRALRIEMQNEYLVALEDGKIVACVPDLICVLEQETGTCLTAERVRYGLWVEVLALPCHPRWRSADGLELLGPRAFGYDMDYIPLEGTTG, encoded by the coding sequence ATGTGGCAGATCACACTCGACGACGTGCCCGCGCTCTCCAAGGCAGCGATGCTGCTCAGCGCGGGCGGCGGGGGCGGTACAGGCACCGAGTTAGTGGAGCCGATCCTGCGGCGGGCGCTGCGGGAGCACGGCCCCGTGGAGGTGGTGCACCCCTCCGAACTTCCTCCTGGTAGCTGCGCGGTGCCGGTCGGCTTCGTGGGTTCTGGCACGGTCATGCACGAGAAGCCCTACGAGGGCAGCGAGATCACCCGCGCGATTCGCGGGGTCGAAGGACATACGGGCCTGACGGTGCAGGCGGTCGTCGGCATCGCGATGACCGGCATCATGGCCGTGGTCCCCGTCATCGCCGCCGCGCAGCTCGGTCTGCCGCTCGTGGACGCGGACGGCACGGGACGGGGTGTGACCAAGCTCAGCCAGACGACGCTGACGCTGGCCGGAATCGACCTCACGCCCGCGGCGTTCACCGCCGACAAGGGGTCCAACCTCCTTGTGGACGGGGTGAACAGCGCCGACGCTGAGTCGGTCATCCGGCTGTCCATGCCCGCGATGGGCGGCTGGGCGGGCATGGCCTGGCGGCCGTTGACCACCGACGAGATCATCAAGGGCATGCAGGTCGGCTCGTACTCCAGGGCGATCGAGATGGGACGGCTGCTCGAAGAGCGGGACCGGGAGGCGCTGGCCGCGCGCTACCAGGCCCGAACTCTCTTCGAAGGCAAGATCGTCGAGGTGCCCCGGCGGCACCTGGGCCAGTTCCCGGCGGGGACCGTCGTAGTGGAGCACGCCGAGAAGCCCGACCGTGCGCTGCGCATCGAGATGCAGAACGAATACCTCGTGGCGCTCGAGGACGGGAAGATCGTCGCCTGCGTGCCCGACCTCATCTGCGTTCTGGAGCAGGAGACCGGCACCTGCCTGACTGCCGAGCGGGTGCGGTACGGCCTGTGGGTCGAGGTGCTGGCGCTGCCCTGCCACCCCCGGTGGCGCAGCGCGGACGGGCTGGAACTGCTGGGCCCCCGTGCGTTCGGCTACGACATGGACTACATACCGCTTGAGGGAACCACCGGATGA
- a CDS encoding helix-turn-helix domain-containing protein, with product MTSPWQPVTVRVLCGLEGLVGAHLAAGQAGLDAEVHSIEVVSTLASAESVTSGALVIAAPGETELVVLDMMLSAVRAAGAVGFVVTKGPHLIGSATRLADKLGMPLLVATFKDPLQLARQLDRVVHAPELVRADVLSQLGRQMRRRHAEPGPVLETLARMLSARASLVCPVGTVLAGSTLELPDGALADPSPHTVPGAGSRDGDLVLVPVVLDSQAGPDVWVAVQLPPGPTTWTTTAEQAAMLAAAAITGWAARRRLEGERELHERRDLLSELLKKPSHPDREVTEGGLKLGWQVHGWHIGAHLRSMGMPGDRRRRMADLLNAALSEQGLSGHLVERGEGWAFWVTSDREPARASSRDIVKPLRAALTSLSDEAPLIAGVGRPREGPEGLARTLTEARQACLLAGTRARGVRVAHIDELDLQQLLADWYSQESFQTYARQILKPLYDRDDMELIRTVEAYLEHESSASSTAAYLGVHRNTVAERIARVESLLDVNLALPDHRLVVQLACRTLRFGGGQAS from the coding sequence ATGACTTCGCCCTGGCAACCGGTCACGGTCCGCGTGCTGTGCGGACTCGAGGGCCTGGTGGGCGCCCATCTTGCCGCGGGGCAGGCGGGACTCGACGCCGAGGTGCACTCGATCGAGGTCGTCTCGACGCTGGCCAGCGCGGAGTCGGTGACTTCCGGCGCCCTCGTCATCGCAGCTCCGGGTGAGACGGAGCTGGTGGTCCTCGACATGATGCTCAGCGCCGTACGAGCGGCAGGTGCCGTCGGTTTCGTGGTCACCAAGGGCCCGCATCTGATCGGCTCCGCGACCAGGCTGGCCGACAAGCTGGGCATGCCGCTGCTCGTCGCCACCTTCAAGGACCCGCTCCAGCTCGCCCGGCAGCTCGACCGCGTCGTCCACGCCCCCGAGCTGGTACGTGCCGACGTACTGAGCCAACTCGGCCGTCAGATGCGGCGGCGCCACGCAGAGCCCGGCCCGGTGCTGGAGACCCTCGCGCGCATGCTGAGCGCACGGGCAAGCCTGGTCTGCCCCGTCGGCACCGTGCTGGCGGGCTCCACCCTGGAGCTGCCAGACGGCGCGCTGGCCGACCCCTCGCCGCACACGGTGCCCGGTGCCGGCAGCCGCGACGGCGACCTGGTGCTCGTTCCCGTCGTGCTCGACAGCCAGGCGGGACCGGACGTCTGGGTCGCGGTGCAGCTACCGCCGGGCCCGACGACGTGGACGACCACCGCGGAACAGGCCGCGATGCTCGCGGCAGCCGCGATCACCGGCTGGGCCGCACGGCGGCGCCTGGAGGGCGAGCGCGAGCTGCACGAACGGCGCGATCTGCTCTCGGAGTTGCTGAAGAAGCCGAGCCATCCCGACCGTGAGGTGACGGAGGGCGGCCTGAAGCTCGGCTGGCAGGTGCACGGCTGGCACATCGGCGCACATCTGCGCTCCATGGGCATGCCCGGCGACCGGCGGCGCCGTATGGCGGACCTGCTGAACGCCGCGCTGTCCGAACAGGGGCTCAGCGGCCACCTCGTGGAGCGAGGCGAGGGCTGGGCGTTCTGGGTCACCTCCGACCGCGAGCCCGCCCGCGCCTCGTCGAGGGACATCGTCAAGCCCCTGCGGGCGGCGCTGACTTCACTGTCCGACGAGGCCCCCCTGATCGCGGGGGTGGGCCGCCCGCGCGAGGGCCCGGAGGGGCTGGCCCGTACTCTCACCGAGGCACGGCAGGCGTGCCTGCTGGCCGGCACGAGAGCACGCGGCGTGCGCGTCGCCCACATCGACGAGCTGGACCTTCAGCAACTCCTCGCGGACTGGTACAGCCAGGAGTCGTTCCAGACCTATGCGCGGCAGATCCTCAAGCCGCTCTACGACCGTGACGACATGGAGCTGATCCGCACGGTCGAGGCGTACCTCGAACACGAGTCGTCCGCGTCGTCGACGGCTGCGTATCTGGGCGTGCACCGCAACACCGTCGCGGAGCGCATCGCACGCGTCGAGAGCCTGCTCGACGTGAACCTCGCGCTCCCCGACCACCGGCTCGTGGTGCAACTCGCCTGCCGCACACTGCGGTTCGGCGGCGGCCAGGCGTCCTGA
- the lexA gene encoding transcriptional repressor LexA has translation MTTTADSATITSQNRAAQSLDHIPPVTPVEDAEGARDADAHDVQQTRRSLPGRPPGIRADSSGLTDRQRRVIEVIRDSVQRRGYPPSMREIGQAVGLSSTSSVAHQLMALERKGFLRRDPHRPRAYEVRGSDAPATQVATDTTGKPSASYVPLVGRIAAGGPILAEESVEDVFPLPRQLVGDGELFVLKVVGDSMVEAAICDGDWVTVRRQPVAENGDIVAAMLDGEATVKRFKREDGHVWLLPHNSAYQPIPGDDATILGKVVAVLRRV, from the coding sequence GTGACCACCACAGCAGACAGCGCCACCATCACGTCCCAGAACCGTGCCGCGCAGTCACTTGACCACATCCCGCCGGTGACTCCGGTGGAAGACGCGGAAGGCGCACGGGACGCCGACGCACACGACGTCCAGCAGACGAGGCGCTCCCTGCCGGGGCGACCTCCAGGGATCCGCGCGGACAGCTCGGGGCTCACCGATCGCCAGCGCAGGGTGATCGAAGTGATCCGTGACTCGGTGCAGCGGCGCGGATACCCGCCGTCCATGCGGGAGATCGGGCAGGCCGTCGGTCTGTCCAGCACGTCGTCCGTCGCGCATCAGCTCATGGCGCTGGAGCGCAAGGGGTTCCTGCGGCGCGATCCGCACCGGCCCCGTGCGTACGAGGTGCGCGGCTCGGACGCGCCCGCCACCCAGGTCGCCACGGACACCACGGGCAAGCCGTCCGCCTCGTATGTGCCGCTGGTGGGCCGTATCGCCGCCGGTGGTCCGATCCTCGCGGAGGAGTCCGTCGAGGACGTCTTCCCTCTGCCGCGTCAACTCGTCGGTGACGGCGAGCTGTTCGTGCTCAAGGTCGTCGGCGACTCGATGGTCGAGGCGGCGATCTGCGACGGCGACTGGGTCACCGTGCGCAGGCAGCCGGTCGCCGAGAACGGGGACATCGTCGCGGCGATGCTCGACGGCGAGGCCACCGTCAAGCGCTTCAAGCGCGAGGACGGCCATGTGTGGCTGCTGCCGCACAACTCCGCGTACCAGCCCATCCCTGGTGACGACGCGACGATCCTCGGCAAGGTCGTCGCGGTGCTGCGCAGGGTCTGA
- the nrdR gene encoding transcriptional regulator NrdR, which produces MHCPFCRHPDSRVVDSRTTDDGTAIRRRRQCPDCSRRFTTVESASLMVIKRSGVTEPFSRDKVIAGVRKACQGRPVTEDALAQLGQRVEEAVRATGSAELSTHDVGLAILGPLQDLDLVAYLRFASVYRAFESIEDFEDAVTELREARTSDDDHAAGDEADGEGQRAPGQGPQAGHGRQAAESAQAGRGGRGPCGADGAGGSPEAPVPPPAAG; this is translated from the coding sequence ATGCACTGTCCCTTCTGCCGGCACCCCGACAGTCGCGTGGTCGACAGCCGTACGACCGATGACGGCACGGCCATCAGGCGTCGCCGCCAATGTCCCGACTGCTCCCGCCGTTTCACCACCGTGGAGAGCGCGTCCCTCATGGTGATCAAGCGCAGCGGCGTCACGGAGCCCTTCAGCCGGGACAAGGTGATCGCCGGTGTGCGGAAGGCCTGTCAGGGCCGTCCCGTCACCGAGGACGCCCTCGCCCAGCTCGGTCAGCGGGTCGAGGAGGCGGTGCGTGCCACGGGCAGTGCGGAGCTGTCCACGCACGATGTCGGCCTTGCGATACTCGGGCCGCTCCAGGATCTCGATCTTGTGGCCTATCTGCGTTTCGCCTCCGTCTACCGCGCCTTCGAGTCGATCGAGGACTTCGAGGACGCCGTGACGGAGCTGCGCGAGGCCCGTACGAGCGACGACGACCACGCCGCCGGCGACGAAGCGGACGGCGAGGGGCAGCGAGCCCCTGGTCAAGGGCCCCAAGCGGGCCATGGGCGCCAGGCGGCCGAGTCCGCCCAGGCAGGCCGCGGAGGCCGTGGGCCCTGCGGTGCGGACGGCGCGGGCGGCAGCCCGGAAGCGCCGGTGCCGCCTCCGGCCGCGGGCTGA
- a CDS encoding vitamin B12-dependent ribonucleotide reductase, whose protein sequence is MTETTSGPARGSRAKGGKATKGLRIERIHTTPGVHPYDEVEWERRDVVMTNWRDGSVNFEQRGVEFPSFWSVNSTNIVTSKYFRGAVGTPQREHSLKQLIDRVVKTYRAAGEKHGYFASPADAEIFEHELAYAVLHQIFSFNSPVWFNVGTAQPQQVSACFILSVDDSMESILDWYKEEGMIFKGGSGAGLNLSRIRSSKELLSSGGNASGPVSFMRGADASAGTIKSGGATRRAAKMVVLDVDHPDVEAFIETKVKEEEKIRALRDAGFDMDLGGDDITSVQYQNANNSVRVTDEFMKAVESGSKFGLRARMTGETVDEVDAKALFRKMAEAAHVCADPGIQYDDTINHWHTAPETGRITASNPCSEYMHLDNSSCNLASLNLMKFLRDDDEGHQSFDAERFAKVVELVITAMDISICFADFPTEKIGETTRAFRQLGIGYANLGALLMATGHAYDSDGGRALAGSITSLMTGTSYRRSAELAAVVGPYDGYARNSEAHNRVMRQHSEANDAADRADDLDTPVWAAATEAWQDVLRLGKKHGFRNAQASVLAPTGTIGLMMDCDTTGVEPDLALVKFKKLVGGGSMQIVNNTVPKALKRLGYQAEQIEAIVEHIAEHGNIVDAPGLRPEHYDVFDCAMGERSISPMGHVRMMAAAQPFLSGAISKTVNMPSSSTVEDVEEIYLQGWKLGTKALAVYVENSKVGQPLSAKRKEEKAESEPEKVVEYRPVRQRLPKGRPGITTSFTVGGAEGYMTANSYPDDGLGEVFLKMSKQGSTLAGMMDAFSIAVSVGLQYGVPLETYVSKFTNMRFEPAGMTDDPDVRMAQSIVDYIFRRLALDFLPFETRSALGIHSASERQRHLETGSYEPSEDELDVEGLAQSAPKAETVKEAKEKAKEKAKEEAKAEGISESQAAVPAPGGAHSSTELMEMQLGLNADAPLCFSCGTKMRRAGSCYLCEGCGSTSGCS, encoded by the coding sequence ATGACAGAGACGACGAGCGGCCCGGCACGCGGCTCCCGCGCGAAGGGCGGCAAGGCGACGAAGGGGCTGCGTATCGAGCGCATCCACACGACTCCCGGGGTGCATCCCTACGACGAGGTGGAGTGGGAGCGCCGGGACGTGGTCATGACCAACTGGCGTGACGGCTCGGTCAACTTCGAGCAGCGCGGCGTCGAATTCCCCTCCTTCTGGTCGGTGAACTCCACCAACATCGTGACCAGCAAGTACTTCCGCGGCGCGGTGGGCACACCGCAGCGTGAGCACAGCCTGAAGCAGCTCATCGACCGGGTCGTGAAGACGTACCGCGCGGCGGGGGAGAAGCACGGCTACTTCGCGTCCCCGGCGGACGCGGAGATCTTCGAGCACGAGCTGGCCTACGCCGTGCTGCACCAGATCTTCAGCTTCAACTCCCCGGTGTGGTTCAACGTCGGCACCGCGCAGCCGCAGCAGGTCTCGGCCTGCTTCATCCTCTCCGTCGACGACTCCATGGAGTCGATCCTCGACTGGTACAAGGAAGAGGGGATGATCTTCAAGGGCGGCTCAGGCGCGGGCCTGAACCTCTCCCGCATCCGCTCCTCCAAGGAGCTGCTCTCCTCCGGCGGCAACGCCTCCGGGCCCGTCTCGTTCATGCGCGGCGCCGACGCCTCCGCCGGCACGATCAAGTCGGGCGGTGCCACGCGCCGCGCGGCCAAGATGGTCGTGCTCGACGTCGACCATCCCGACGTCGAGGCCTTCATCGAGACGAAGGTGAAGGAGGAGGAGAAGATCCGTGCCCTGCGCGACGCGGGATTCGACATGGACCTGGGCGGCGACGACATCACCTCCGTCCAGTACCAGAACGCCAACAACTCGGTACGTGTGACCGACGAGTTCATGAAGGCGGTCGAGTCGGGCTCCAAGTTCGGGCTGCGCGCCCGCATGACGGGTGAGACCGTCGACGAGGTGGACGCCAAGGCGCTCTTCCGCAAGATGGCCGAGGCCGCACACGTCTGTGCCGACCCGGGCATCCAGTACGACGACACCATCAACCACTGGCACACCGCACCGGAGACGGGCCGCATCACCGCGTCCAACCCTTGCAGCGAGTACATGCACCTGGACAACTCGTCCTGCAACCTCGCCTCGCTGAACCTGATGAAGTTCCTCCGCGACGACGACGAAGGCCACCAGTCCTTCGACGCCGAGCGCTTCGCGAAGGTCGTCGAACTCGTCATCACCGCGATGGACATCTCCATCTGCTTCGCCGACTTCCCGACGGAGAAGATCGGGGAGACCACCCGCGCCTTCCGCCAGTTGGGCATCGGCTACGCCAACCTCGGCGCGCTGCTGATGGCCACCGGGCACGCCTACGACTCCGACGGCGGCCGTGCCCTCGCCGGCAGCATCACGTCGCTGATGACCGGCACCTCCTACCGGCGCTCGGCCGAACTGGCGGCCGTAGTCGGCCCGTACGACGGCTACGCCCGCAACTCCGAGGCCCACAACCGCGTGATGCGGCAGCACTCGGAGGCCAACGACGCGGCAGACCGCGCCGACGACCTGGACACCCCGGTGTGGGCGGCGGCCACCGAGGCGTGGCAGGACGTGCTGCGTCTCGGCAAGAAGCACGGCTTCCGCAACGCCCAGGCGTCCGTACTGGCCCCGACCGGCACCATCGGCCTGATGATGGACTGCGACACGACGGGCGTCGAACCCGACCTCGCGCTGGTGAAGTTCAAGAAGCTGGTCGGCGGCGGCTCGATGCAGATCGTGAACAACACCGTGCCGAAGGCGCTCAAGCGCCTCGGCTATCAGGCGGAGCAGATCGAGGCGATCGTCGAGCACATCGCCGAGCACGGCAACATCGTCGACGCCCCCGGCCTGCGCCCCGAGCACTACGACGTCTTCGACTGCGCCATGGGCGAGCGCTCCATCTCCCCCATGGGGCACGTACGGATGATGGCGGCCGCACAGCCGTTCCTGTCCGGCGCGATCTCCAAGACCGTGAACATGCCCTCGTCCTCCACCGTCGAGGACGTGGAGGAGATCTACCTCCAGGGCTGGAAGCTCGGCACGAAGGCCCTCGCCGTCTACGTCGAGAACTCCAAGGTGGGCCAGCCGCTCTCCGCCAAGCGCAAGGAGGAGAAGGCCGAGTCCGAGCCGGAGAAGGTCGTCGAGTACCGGCCGGTGCGGCAGCGGCTGCCGAAGGGCCGTCCCGGCATCACCACCTCCTTCACGGTGGGCGGCGCCGAGGGCTACATGACCGCCAACTCCTACCCGGACGACGGTCTGGGCGAGGTCTTCCTGAAGATGTCCAAGCAGGGCTCGACCCTCGCGGGCATGATGGACGCCTTCTCCATCGCCGTCTCGGTCGGCCTCCAGTACGGGGTGCCGCTGGAGACGTACGTATCGAAGTTCACGAACATGCGCTTCGAACCGGCCGGCATGACGGACGACCCGGATGTGCGGATGGCGCAGTCGATCGTCGACTACATCTTCCGCCGACTCGCCCTGGACTTCCTGCCGTTCGAGACGCGTTCCGCGCTCGGCATCCACTCGGCGAGCGAGCGTCAGCGCCACCTGGAGACCGGTTCGTACGAGCCGTCCGAGGACGAACTCGACGTGGAGGGCCTCGCCCAGTCCGCGCCGAAGGCCGAGACGGTCAAGGAGGCGAAGGAAAAGGCCAAGGAGAAGGCGAAGGAAGAGGCCAAGGCCGAAGGGATCAGCGAGTCACAGGCCGCCGTCCCGGCACCGGGCGGCGCACACAGCTCCACGGAGCTGATGGAGATGCAGCTCGGTCTCAACGCCGATGCGCCGCTGTGCTTCTCCTGCGGTACGAAGATGCGCCGCGCGGGGAGCTGCTACCTGTGCGAGGGCTGCGGTTCGACCAGCGGATGCAGTTGA
- a CDS encoding SDR family oxidoreductase, with protein sequence MSSEDRGTHSHPILVTGGTGTLGRAVVRRLLGRGHTVRVLSRRPRPQTATPAGAPAEAASTEAAGPTPGEAPEPQWATGDLTSGEGLDAAVAGVGSVVHCATTGTRKDVQGTRRLIEALRRAGGEQHLVYISIVGADRVPFFYYRAKVEAEEAVQAAGLPWTILRATQFHDLIALLTTAQRRLPFTLFPGGFSFQPIEVEEVAERLADLVLGEPAGRVADMGGPEVRTARELAQSTLHAYGRHRPLVPLPLPGKTARGYKAGHHLTPEHAVGRTTYAQYLAGAAASERADHRH encoded by the coding sequence ATGAGCAGCGAAGACCGCGGCACGCACAGCCACCCGATCCTCGTCACCGGCGGCACCGGCACACTCGGCCGCGCCGTCGTACGCAGGCTGCTGGGCCGTGGGCACACGGTCAGGGTGCTCAGCCGCCGCCCGCGCCCGCAGACCGCGACCCCCGCTGGGGCACCGGCTGAGGCCGCCTCCACCGAGGCAGCGGGGCCGACGCCCGGCGAGGCTCCGGAGCCACAGTGGGCCACTGGCGACCTCACCTCGGGAGAGGGCCTGGACGCAGCCGTCGCCGGAGTCGGCAGCGTCGTGCACTGCGCCACGACCGGGACCCGTAAAGACGTCCAGGGAACCCGTCGGCTCATCGAGGCCCTGCGCCGCGCAGGCGGCGAACAGCACCTCGTCTACATCTCCATCGTGGGAGCCGACCGCGTGCCCTTCTTCTACTACCGGGCCAAGGTCGAGGCGGAAGAAGCCGTCCAGGCCGCCGGGCTGCCGTGGACGATCCTCCGCGCCACCCAGTTCCACGACCTGATCGCGCTCCTCACCACGGCCCAGCGGCGGCTGCCGTTCACGCTCTTCCCCGGCGGCTTCTCCTTCCAGCCGATCGAAGTCGAGGAGGTCGCTGAACGCCTGGCTGACCTGGTACTCGGCGAGCCCGCAGGCAGGGTCGCCGACATGGGCGGCCCCGAGGTGCGGACCGCCCGCGAACTGGCCCAGTCCACCCTGCACGCCTATGGGCGCCACCGCCCGCTGGTGCCCCTGCCCCTCCCAGGCAAGACCGCTCGCGGATACAAGGCCGGACACCATCTGACGCCGGAGCACGCCGTCGGCCGCACCACGTACGCCCAGTATCTGGCCGGCGCCGCAGCGTCGGAGCGTGCCGACCACCGGCACTGA
- a CDS encoding YdbC family protein — protein sequence MLVKWMRCTVVDRRGFERGQRKWAGLLGEPGFRGQGGGWSRAREGVAHLFGFWESRAFYDSFMARSHDRLHAAQVGTYRDMRVRLFEYRFDVKTGFRPVFADADLLRVAHCRVRGDRIEHYTLMQEKVWNPAMAGSPGMLRGVFTQAQTEDEFMVLSMWDSTAEHGKYRTERVERLALRAQLGADVTGIAGDVIDLEPSWTV from the coding sequence GTGCTGGTCAAGTGGATGCGCTGCACCGTCGTGGACCGTCGGGGGTTCGAGCGAGGGCAGCGGAAGTGGGCTGGGTTGCTCGGCGAGCCGGGTTTCCGTGGACAGGGCGGCGGATGGAGCCGTGCCAGGGAGGGCGTGGCGCATCTCTTCGGTTTCTGGGAGAGCCGTGCCTTCTATGACTCCTTCATGGCGCGCTCCCATGACCGGCTGCACGCCGCCCAGGTCGGCACGTACAGAGACATGCGGGTGCGCCTCTTCGAGTACCGCTTCGATGTGAAGACCGGTTTCCGGCCCGTCTTCGCGGACGCCGATCTGCTGCGCGTGGCCCACTGCCGGGTGCGCGGCGACCGTATCGAGCACTACACGCTGATGCAGGAGAAGGTCTGGAACCCTGCCATGGCCGGATCGCCCGGCATGCTGCGCGGAGTGTTCACACAGGCGCAGACCGAGGACGAGTTCATGGTGCTCTCCATGTGGGATTCGACGGCGGAGCACGGCAAGTACCGCACGGAACGCGTGGAACGGCTCGCTCTCCGTGCCCAGCTCGGCGCTGACGTGACCGGGATCGCCGGTGACGTCATCGATCTCGAACCCTCCTGGACCGTCTGA
- a CDS encoding histidine phosphatase family protein: MARPRRIVLVRHGESEGNEDDSIYERVPDHALALTGKGVRQAEATGERLRALFGRERVSAYVSPYRRTHQTLAAFGLDPRLLRVREEPRLREQDWGNWQDREDVRKQKAYRDAYGHFFYRFAQGESGADVYDRAGAFLESLWRSFEKPDHPPNVLIVTHGLTMRLFCMRWLHWTVAEFESLSNPGNAETRTLELGDDGRYHLDRPFEQWCTPRSYGTCT, translated from the coding sequence ATGGCACGACCGAGACGGATCGTCCTCGTCCGGCACGGAGAGTCGGAGGGGAACGAGGACGACAGCATCTACGAACGTGTGCCTGACCATGCCCTCGCACTGACCGGTAAGGGAGTGCGGCAGGCCGAGGCCACGGGCGAGCGGCTGCGCGCGCTCTTCGGCCGGGAACGAGTCTCCGCCTACGTCTCCCCGTACCGGCGCACCCACCAGACACTCGCGGCCTTCGGTCTCGATCCGCGGCTTCTGCGCGTACGGGAGGAGCCGCGCCTGCGGGAGCAGGACTGGGGGAACTGGCAGGACCGCGAGGACGTACGCAAGCAGAAGGCGTACCGGGACGCCTACGGGCACTTCTTCTACCGCTTCGCACAGGGCGAGTCCGGAGCTGACGTCTACGACAGGGCTGGGGCGTTCCTGGAAAGCCTCTGGCGCAGCTTCGAGAAGCCCGACCATCCGCCCAACGTCCTGATCGTGACGCATGGGCTGACCATGCGCCTGTTCTGCATGCGATGGCTGCACTGGACGGTGGCGGAGTTCGAGTCGCTGTCGAATCCGGGTAACGCCGAGACACGTACGCTGGAATTGGGTGACGACGGGCGCTACCACCTCGACCGTCCCTTCGAGCAATGGTGCACACCGCGCTCGTACGGAACCTGTACGTGA
- a CDS encoding ribonuclease HII, which produces MPITPPTHRVERSIRAKTGAKVVAGIDEVGRGAWAGPVTVCAAVTGLRRAPDGLTDSKLLTVKRRTELAEVLDDWVTAHALGHASSEEIDELGMTAALRLAAMRALEALPVCPDAVILDGKHDYLGTPWQVRTVIKGDQSCISVAAASVLAKVRRDALMAELGADHADFAFADNAGYPSPVHKTALQAFGPTPHHRMSWAFMDALPRWQHLKRTRAVPDEETPPVEQMGFF; this is translated from the coding sequence ATGCCGATCACGCCTCCAACCCACCGCGTCGAGCGGTCGATTCGTGCCAAGACCGGCGCCAAGGTGGTCGCGGGAATCGATGAAGTGGGCAGGGGCGCCTGGGCCGGTCCCGTCACGGTTTGCGCGGCCGTCACAGGGCTGCGCCGCGCACCCGACGGACTCACCGACTCCAAGCTCCTGACGGTGAAACGCCGTACTGAGCTCGCCGAGGTCCTCGACGACTGGGTCACTGCGCACGCGCTCGGCCATGCCTCCTCGGAGGAGATCGACGAGTTGGGCATGACGGCGGCGCTCCGGCTGGCAGCCATGCGTGCCCTGGAGGCTCTGCCCGTCTGTCCGGACGCGGTGATCCTCGACGGCAAGCACGACTACCTCGGGACGCCCTGGCAGGTGCGTACCGTGATCAAGGGCGATCAGTCGTGCATCTCCGTCGCGGCGGCCTCCGTTCTGGCCAAGGTGCGCAGGGACGCCCTGATGGCCGAACTCGGCGCGGACCACGCCGACTTCGCCTTCGCGGACAATGCCGGCTACCCGTCGCCCGTACACAAGACCGCGCTTCAGGCGTTCGGGCCCACACCGCATCACCGGATGTCCTGGGCCTTCATGGACGCTCTGCCGCGCTGGCAGCACCTCAAACGGACAAGGGCAGTCCCGGACGAAGAGACTCCGCCTGTCGAGCAGATGGGTTTCTTCTGA